A genome region from Arachis duranensis cultivar V14167 chromosome 6, aradu.V14167.gnm2.J7QH, whole genome shotgun sequence includes the following:
- the LOC107492452 gene encoding protein DEHYDRATION-INDUCED 19 homolog 3 translates to MDRDTLGFPFGTASRSYPSRHKSRYAEVFEDFEEMKGEDELRTVYPCPFCVDDFDLLELCCHIDLEHSLEPKSGICPVCAVWVGTNMVDHITAQHGSIIKAQLKSRRYKDSYPSLSFLRCSKDIDDGQWHSFSDGLSPTISTSSSKAACDPFLSFLYGGAAAASAETENVGPDSSSEVSTEETHSSDTVIERDVVQPSLSDKDQTEKARRSGFVQELLMSTILDPDF, encoded by the exons ATGGACCGCGACACTTTGGGTTTTCCCTTCGGTACTGCTTCTAGAAGCTACCCATCCAGACACAAATCCCGTTATGCtg AGGTGTTCGAGGATTTTGAAGAGATGAAAGGGGAAGATGAGTTGAGGACGGTATATCCATGCCCCTTTTGTGTAGATGACTTTGATCTTCTCGAGCTTTGTTGCCATATTGACTTAGAACATTCTCTTGAACCCAAATCTGGG ATTTGTCCTGTTTGTGCGGTGTGGGTGGGGACAAACATGGTGGATCACATAACAGCACAACATGGAAGCATAATTAAG GCTCAGCTTAAATCAAGGCGCTATAAAGACTCATACCCAAGTCTCTCATTTCTGAGGTGCTCTAAGGATATAGATGATGGACAGTGGCATTCTTTCTCGGATGGGTTATCCCCTACAATATCTACCTCTAGCTCCAAGGCAGCATGTGATCCATTTCTGTCATTTTTATACGGTGGAGCTGCTGCTGCCTCCGCCGAAACCGAAAATGTGGGACCTGATTCTTCAAGTGAAGTAAGCACCGAAGAAACACACTCAAGCGATACAGTGATAGAAAG AGATGTTGTTCAGCCATCTTTATCTGACAAAGACCAAACAGAGAAAGCACGGCGTAGTGGATTTGTACAAGAACTTTTGATGTCTACTATCCTTGATCCAGACTTCTGA
- the LOC107492453 gene encoding L10-interacting MYB domain-containing protein isoform X1 yields MGLGARNSSERLRTIWTPEMDRYFVDLLLEQVRQGTKFDDHLTSKRAWIHMSSLFNAKFNFHYEKDILKNRYKTLRNLYRVINNLLANPGFSWDQKRSMVTADNPAWDEYLKLNPAARSHRIKSIPYFKDLCIIYGNAVIEEKGDNAPGGSSYSGENETFIHLDKNIGEDVHEVLHDIMVDEDFGISTLETENDDSEQRVVNETATPFSTRTRTYWQPPMDRYFINQMLAHVYKGNRPDGVFSRQAWMEMILSFNEKFGFDYSLEHLKNRYKTLRRQYNLIKNLLDLDAFVWDESRQMVTADDSAWQDCIKHYMQIHPDARQFMTRPLPYYKDLCIICNPKFEEKKSTLLQDIEHQNIVDVKIDSDYASPAGHSSITSNPSEEQLGVVKEVAHSDQKQKRQLEKFSGAPISKHSRNEEHGMAVALREMATAVSSLSTEKNDENPVSIETVIHAVQALPDMDEDLVLDACDFLEDERKAKIFLALDIKLRKKWLIRKLRTQA; encoded by the exons ATGGGTTTGGGAGCACGAAATAGCAGCGAGCGCCTCAGAACAATTTGGACCCCTGAGATGGATCGCTACTTCGTTGATCTTTTGTTAGAGCAGGTTCGCCAGGGCACTAAATTCGATGATCATTTAACGAGCAAACGAGCATGGATTCATATGTCATCATTGTTCAATGCAAAGTTCAACTTTCACTATGAAAAGGATATTCTCAAGAATCGCTACAAAACACTCAGGAATCTCTACAGAGTTATCAACAACCTTCTAGCCAATCCGGGTTTTAGCTGGGATCAGAAGCGGAGTATGGTCACTGCTGATAATCCTGCTTGGGATGAGTATCTCAAG TTAAATCCGGCTGCACGGTCACACAGAATAAAAAGTATTCCTTATTTCAAGGATTTGTGTATTATCTATGGAAATGCAGTGATAGAAGAAAAAG GTGACAATGCACCGGGTGGGTCATCTTATTCAGGCGAAAATGAGACATTCATACACTTAGATAAGAATATAGGAGAGGATGTTCATGAGGTTCTTCATGATATAATGGTTGATGAAGATTTTGGAATATCTACCTTGGAAACTGAAAATGATGATTCGGAGCAGAGGGTGGTGAACGAAACAGCAACCCCATTTTCTACCCGTACCCGGACTTATTGGCAGCCACCAATGGATCGATACTTCATCAACCAAATGCTTGCCCACGTGTACAAAGGAAATCGGCCCGATGGAGTCTTTAGCAGACAAGCATGGATGGAGATGATTTTATCTTTCAATGAAAAATTTGGTTTTGACTATAGTTTGGAACATCTTAAAAATCGATACAAAACTCTGAGAAGGcagtataatttaattaaaaatcttcTTGATTTGGACGCGTTTGTCTGGGATGAATCACGCCAGATGGTTACTGCCGATGATTCTGCTTGGCAAGATTGTATTAAG CATTACATGCAGATACATCCAGATGCAAGGCAGTTTATGACCCGGCCTTTGCCATATTATAAAGATTTGTGTATCATATGTAATCCTAAATTTGAGGAGAAAAAATCTACTCTCCTTCAAGATATTGAGCATCAAAACATTGTTGATGTTAAGATTGATAGTGACTACGCATCCCCAGCTGGTCATTCTTCAATTACTTCCAATCCCAGTGAAGAACAACTTGGTGTTGTAAAGGAGGTAGCTCATTCGGATCAGAAACAAAAGCGACAGTTAGAGAAGTTTTCCGGTGCTCCTATTTCTAAACACTCAAGAAATGAAGAACATGGCATGGCTGTTGCTCTCCGTGAGATGGCAACTGCAGTGTCTTCTTTGTCTACAGAGAAGAATGATGAGAACCCTGTATCAATAGAGACTGTCATACATGCAGTGCAAGCATTGCCTGATATGGATGAAGATCTGGTTCTGGATGCTTGTGATTTCCTAGAAGATGAAAGAAAAGCCAAAATATTTCTTGCTTTGGATATCAAGTTAAGAAAGAAATGGTTGATTAGGAAACTTCGCACACAGGCCTAG
- the LOC107492453 gene encoding L10-interacting MYB domain-containing protein isoform X2, whose amino-acid sequence MGLGARNSSERLRTIWTPEMDRYFVDLLLEQVRQGTKFDDHLTSKRAWIHMSSLFNAKFNFHYEKDILKNRYKTLRNLYRVINNLLANPGFSWDQKRSMVTADNPAWDEYLKLNPAARSHRIKSIPYFKDLCIIYGNAVIEEKGDNAPGGSSYSGENETFIHLDKNIGEDVHEVLHDIMVDEDFGISTLETENDDSEQRVVNETATPFSTRTRTYWQPPMDRYFINQMLAHVYKGNRPDGVFSRQAWMEMILSFNEKFGFDYSLEHLKNRYKTLRRQYNLIKNLLDLDAFVWDESRQMVTADDSAWQDCIKIHPDARQFMTRPLPYYKDLCIICNPKFEEKKSTLLQDIEHQNIVDVKIDSDYASPAGHSSITSNPSEEQLGVVKEVAHSDQKQKRQLEKFSGAPISKHSRNEEHGMAVALREMATAVSSLSTEKNDENPVSIETVIHAVQALPDMDEDLVLDACDFLEDERKAKIFLALDIKLRKKWLIRKLRTQA is encoded by the exons ATGGGTTTGGGAGCACGAAATAGCAGCGAGCGCCTCAGAACAATTTGGACCCCTGAGATGGATCGCTACTTCGTTGATCTTTTGTTAGAGCAGGTTCGCCAGGGCACTAAATTCGATGATCATTTAACGAGCAAACGAGCATGGATTCATATGTCATCATTGTTCAATGCAAAGTTCAACTTTCACTATGAAAAGGATATTCTCAAGAATCGCTACAAAACACTCAGGAATCTCTACAGAGTTATCAACAACCTTCTAGCCAATCCGGGTTTTAGCTGGGATCAGAAGCGGAGTATGGTCACTGCTGATAATCCTGCTTGGGATGAGTATCTCAAG TTAAATCCGGCTGCACGGTCACACAGAATAAAAAGTATTCCTTATTTCAAGGATTTGTGTATTATCTATGGAAATGCAGTGATAGAAGAAAAAG GTGACAATGCACCGGGTGGGTCATCTTATTCAGGCGAAAATGAGACATTCATACACTTAGATAAGAATATAGGAGAGGATGTTCATGAGGTTCTTCATGATATAATGGTTGATGAAGATTTTGGAATATCTACCTTGGAAACTGAAAATGATGATTCGGAGCAGAGGGTGGTGAACGAAACAGCAACCCCATTTTCTACCCGTACCCGGACTTATTGGCAGCCACCAATGGATCGATACTTCATCAACCAAATGCTTGCCCACGTGTACAAAGGAAATCGGCCCGATGGAGTCTTTAGCAGACAAGCATGGATGGAGATGATTTTATCTTTCAATGAAAAATTTGGTTTTGACTATAGTTTGGAACATCTTAAAAATCGATACAAAACTCTGAGAAGGcagtataatttaattaaaaatcttcTTGATTTGGACGCGTTTGTCTGGGATGAATCACGCCAGATGGTTACTGCCGATGATTCTGCTTGGCAAGATTGTATTAAG ATACATCCAGATGCAAGGCAGTTTATGACCCGGCCTTTGCCATATTATAAAGATTTGTGTATCATATGTAATCCTAAATTTGAGGAGAAAAAATCTACTCTCCTTCAAGATATTGAGCATCAAAACATTGTTGATGTTAAGATTGATAGTGACTACGCATCCCCAGCTGGTCATTCTTCAATTACTTCCAATCCCAGTGAAGAACAACTTGGTGTTGTAAAGGAGGTAGCTCATTCGGATCAGAAACAAAAGCGACAGTTAGAGAAGTTTTCCGGTGCTCCTATTTCTAAACACTCAAGAAATGAAGAACATGGCATGGCTGTTGCTCTCCGTGAGATGGCAACTGCAGTGTCTTCTTTGTCTACAGAGAAGAATGATGAGAACCCTGTATCAATAGAGACTGTCATACATGCAGTGCAAGCATTGCCTGATATGGATGAAGATCTGGTTCTGGATGCTTGTGATTTCCTAGAAGATGAAAGAAAAGCCAAAATATTTCTTGCTTTGGATATCAAGTTAAGAAAGAAATGGTTGATTAGGAAACTTCGCACACAGGCCTAG